The Fibrobacter sp. UWT2 nucleotide sequence CGCAAGCCACCGCGCGAAATTCATGGAAAGCCTCGCCCGCACCATCGACGAAAACAATGACGACTTCTGCGCGAAGGCCTTCATGGTCGGGCTCATCAGCCGTATGGACGCTTTGGTGCGCGCACCGCTCGAAACGATTTTGCCCGACGCGCCCACCGACGACGAGATGCAAGACGCTCTCCTCAACCGCACGGGCCGCCTCGGAACACTGCTCCGCCTCGCCGACGCCGTGGAACTGGATGACCGCGATTCCATCCAGGCCTGCCTCAAGGAAGAAGGCATCCATTTCGCCCAACTGAAACTCTGCATCAACGAATCCTACAGTTTCGCCAATGAACATTGAGCCGCAAAGTCTTGAAGCGTTAATCGGGGAATTTTCATCGCTCCCCGGAATCGGACAGAAAACTGCCCGAAGACTTGCGTATCATATTCTTTCTAAAAACGAAGGTGACGTAGAACGTTTCTCGGCGAACTTGCTGAACGCCAAGAAGAACGTCCATCCCTGCCCGCGATGCTATGCTTTTACCGACGAGGACCTGTGCCCCGTATGCAAGGCAAGGCCCGACTCCAAGTGCATTTGCGTGGTCGAAAAAAGCTCCGACATCGTTCCCTTTGAACGCTCAGGCATCTACAAGGGCACTTACTTTGTTCTGGGAGGCGTGATTTCGCCCCTGGACGGCATCGGCCCCGAACACCTGCATTTGCCTGAACTCGTGAAGCGCATCAAGGACGAAGGCATCGAAGAACTTATATTTGCATTAGGTTCTAGCCCCGAAGCCGACAGCACAGCGCTCATGCTCGACCACATGCTTGCAGGCGTAAACGTCAAGCGCACTCGCCTTGCCCGCGGCATCCCGATGGGTTCGGACCTTGAATTTGTCGACGAAGTCACCATGCTCCGCGCATTCGAAGGGAGAGTCAGCTTATGATGGAAAAAGCACCGAAAGGGACAAAGGCGAATCTTCCGCCCAAGACTGTCCACCACGGCCCTGTCGTGGTAGGCGACTACAAGATTGTATCTGCGGAATTCGTCAAGGGATCCACCAGCATCAAGCACCTTCCCGAAGAACGCTTACCGCAAATTGCCTTCCTCGGACGCTCCAACGTGGGCAAATCTTCGCTCATGAACGCCCTGATGGGTCGAAAAGACCTTGTAAAAGTGGGCAGAACCCCCGGAAAAACCCGCGAATTGAATTTTTTCAAAGTCAACGGGAAGTTTTTTCTAGTAGATTTACCTGGTGTAGGCTTTGCAAAAG carries:
- the recR gene encoding recombination mediator RecR, with protein sequence MNIEPQSLEALIGEFSSLPGIGQKTARRLAYHILSKNEGDVERFSANLLNAKKNVHPCPRCYAFTDEDLCPVCKARPDSKCICVVEKSSDIVPFERSGIYKGTYFVLGGVISPLDGIGPEHLHLPELVKRIKDEGIEELIFALGSSPEADSTALMLDHMLAGVNVKRTRLARGIPMGSDLEFVDEVTMLRAFEGRVSL